The following coding sequences are from one Chthonomonadales bacterium window:
- a CDS encoding TAT-variant-translocated molybdopterin oxidoreductase, producing the protein MSHEADKPMGLDAIRERLAGSKGEQYWRSLDEIADTPAFRQFLEDEFPNRLSLLQVDRRQFLKFLGASIAMAGLSGCRILPEQKLVPYVHQPEDLVLGRPTFYATAAPLRGHVIGLLAESHQGRPTKLEGNPNHPASLGATDAIAQASILDLYDPDRSQNVLHLGEVSTWDQFLATVPAAMRAQAARGGAGVRLLTESVLSPTLGEQIAGLLRRLPGARWHQFQPISRDNARAGALAAFGRPVNTVYRFDQATRILSLDADFLGAMPGSVRYARDYAARKQVLAGATEVSRLYVAESTLTITGAKADNRLPLRPSLVEPLARALAAALGADGAAGTPPDGVPEAWVHAVARDLRAHPGRAVVVAGDEQPAAVHALAHAMNAALGAVGKTVAYTEPVEVRSEDHGASLAALVEDMRAGKVEVLIILGGNPVFTAPADLSFGSEMSAPGVAGTDRTPLRIHVGTYVDETAVRCHWHLPESHYLEAWSDLRAHDGTASIVQPLVQPLYETRSQHEVMALLADEPRAGYDIVRGHWQARRPGAGFEVEWERALNEGVIPGTAAPAVAVTASGATPPPVTPSAPTAPGDLEIVFRPDPGIWDGRYANNAWLQELPRPLTKLTWDNAAILSPATAKRLGVDVVGNRASVVDLVLGDRRIAAPVFVLPGHPDDTVAVNLGFGREVVGHVGLGAGFNAYRLRTRRGMGFATGLKVLRQPSTFMLVTTQYHAAMETHGREPVREMTIAEFREDPARINDPEHAAPGPDESLVEAPPSFEHYKGYRWGMSIDTNVCIGCNACVTACQAENNIPVVGKDEVARGREMHWIRIDRYYKGAPDAPTISFQPVLCMQCEKAPCELVCPVGATVHSHEGLNQMVYNRCVGTRYCSNNCPYKVRRFNFYKYTAGQPDQAPGAFDIPVRKLLANPNVTVRGRGVMEKCSYCVQRINVARIEAKKAGREIRDGEVQTACQQSCPTRAIIFGNIDDPSSELVRLKKQPHDYGLLAELGTRPRTTYLAIVRNPNAELNREA; encoded by the coding sequence ATGTCACACGAAGCCGACAAGCCGATGGGCCTTGACGCGATCCGCGAGCGCCTCGCCGGCAGCAAGGGCGAGCAGTACTGGCGCAGCCTCGATGAGATTGCGGACACGCCTGCCTTCCGCCAGTTTCTCGAGGATGAGTTCCCGAACCGCCTGTCGCTTCTCCAGGTGGATCGCCGGCAGTTCCTGAAGTTCCTTGGCGCCTCCATCGCGATGGCGGGCCTCTCCGGTTGCCGCATCCTGCCGGAGCAGAAGCTGGTGCCGTACGTCCACCAGCCCGAGGACCTGGTGCTAGGACGCCCGACGTTCTATGCGACCGCGGCCCCGCTGCGCGGCCACGTGATCGGGCTGCTCGCGGAGAGCCACCAGGGACGCCCGACGAAGCTTGAGGGCAACCCGAACCATCCGGCGAGCCTTGGGGCCACCGACGCGATCGCGCAGGCGTCCATCCTCGACCTGTACGACCCGGACCGCTCCCAGAACGTGCTCCATCTTGGCGAGGTAAGCACCTGGGACCAGTTCCTGGCCACGGTGCCCGCGGCGATGCGCGCGCAGGCGGCGCGCGGCGGGGCGGGCGTGCGACTGCTCACCGAGTCCGTGCTCTCGCCCACGCTCGGCGAGCAGATCGCCGGCCTGCTGAGGCGACTCCCCGGGGCGCGCTGGCACCAGTTCCAGCCCATCAGTCGCGACAACGCGCGCGCCGGCGCTCTGGCGGCATTCGGCCGACCGGTAAACACCGTCTATCGTTTCGACCAGGCCACGCGGATCCTCTCGCTGGACGCCGACTTTCTGGGAGCGATGCCAGGCAGCGTGCGCTACGCGCGAGACTACGCCGCGCGCAAGCAGGTGCTCGCCGGCGCCACCGAGGTCAGCCGCCTCTACGTGGCCGAGAGCACCCTCACCATCACCGGCGCCAAGGCCGACAACCGGCTGCCGCTGCGGCCGAGCCTCGTGGAGCCTCTCGCGCGGGCGCTGGCCGCGGCACTTGGCGCTGACGGGGCCGCCGGAACTCCACCGGACGGTGTGCCGGAGGCCTGGGTGCACGCCGTGGCGCGCGACCTGCGAGCCCACCCCGGCCGAGCCGTGGTCGTGGCGGGCGACGAGCAGCCCGCGGCCGTACACGCCCTGGCCCACGCGATGAACGCCGCGCTGGGGGCCGTTGGCAAGACGGTCGCCTACACGGAGCCGGTGGAGGTGCGCTCCGAAGACCACGGCGCCTCTTTGGCCGCCCTGGTCGAGGACATGCGAGCTGGGAAGGTCGAGGTGCTGATCATCCTGGGCGGCAACCCCGTGTTCACCGCCCCGGCCGACCTGAGCTTCGGCTCCGAGATGAGCGCGCCCGGCGTCGCCGGGACGGACCGCACGCCGCTGCGCATCCACGTCGGCACGTACGTCGATGAGACCGCCGTCCGCTGCCACTGGCACCTGCCCGAGAGCCACTACCTGGAGGCATGGAGCGACCTACGCGCGCACGACGGCACCGCCAGCATCGTCCAGCCGCTGGTGCAGCCGCTCTACGAGACGCGCTCGCAGCACGAGGTGATGGCGCTCCTGGCCGACGAGCCACGCGCCGGCTACGACATCGTGCGCGGCCACTGGCAGGCGCGACGCCCCGGCGCCGGCTTCGAGGTGGAGTGGGAGCGCGCCCTCAACGAAGGGGTGATCCCCGGCACTGCGGCCCCCGCAGTCGCGGTGACGGCGAGCGGCGCCACTCCGCCCCCCGTCACGCCGTCCGCGCCGACCGCGCCCGGCGATCTGGAGATCGTGTTCCGGCCCGACCCCGGCATCTGGGACGGGCGCTACGCCAACAACGCCTGGCTCCAGGAGCTGCCCCGGCCGCTCACCAAGCTCACCTGGGACAACGCGGCCATCCTCAGCCCGGCCACCGCCAAACGCCTCGGCGTGGACGTGGTGGGGAACCGCGCGAGCGTTGTCGACCTCGTGCTCGGCGACCGCCGGATCGCCGCGCCCGTCTTCGTGCTGCCCGGGCACCCGGACGACACGGTGGCAGTCAACCTGGGGTTCGGGCGCGAGGTGGTGGGGCACGTGGGGCTCGGGGCCGGCTTCAACGCATACCGTCTGCGCACCAGGCGGGGAATGGGTTTTGCCACGGGCCTGAAGGTCCTGCGGCAGCCGAGCACCTTCATGCTCGTCACCACCCAGTACCACGCGGCGATGGAGACCCACGGACGCGAGCCGGTGCGCGAGATGACGATCGCCGAGTTTCGCGAGGACCCCGCTCGCATCAACGACCCCGAGCACGCGGCCCCCGGGCCGGACGAGAGCCTTGTAGAGGCTCCGCCCAGTTTTGAGCACTACAAGGGCTATCGTTGGGGCATGTCCATCGACACGAACGTGTGCATCGGCTGCAACGCCTGCGTCACCGCCTGCCAGGCCGAGAACAACATACCGGTGGTCGGCAAGGACGAGGTGGCGCGCGGCCGCGAGATGCACTGGATCCGCATCGATCGCTACTACAAGGGCGCCCCGGACGCGCCCACCATCTCGTTCCAGCCCGTGCTCTGTATGCAGTGCGAGAAGGCTCCGTGCGAGCTGGTATGCCCCGTGGGCGCCACGGTCCACAGCCACGAGGGCCTCAACCAGATGGTCTACAACCGCTGCGTGGGAACCCGCTACTGCTCGAACAACTGCCCGTACAAGGTCCGCCGGTTCAACTTCTACAAGTACACGGCCGGCCAGCCCGACCAGGCCCCGGGCGCCTTCGACATCCCCGTGCGCAAGCTGCTGGCCAACCCGAACGTGACGGTGCGTGGCCGTGGCGTCATGGAGAAGTGCAGCTACTGCGTGCAGCGCATCAACGTGGCGCGCATCGAGGCAAAGAAGGCTGGCCGGGAGATCCGCGACGGCGAGGTACAGACCGCGTGCCAGCAGTCATGCCCCACCCGCGCCATCATCTTCGGCAACATCGACGACCCGTCGAGCGAGCTCGTGCGGCTCAAGAAGCAGCCCCACGACTACGGGCTGCTCGCGGAACTGGGCACGCGGCCGCGCACGACCTACCTGGCCATCGTGCGTAACCCGAACGCCGAGCTCAACAGGGAGGCATGA
- a CDS encoding cytochrome C: protein MAQVFSRNANTLARVSLVCLIAAPGLLVYALSTMTRSSYETKVDIPMEQPVPFSHEHHVNELGIDCRYCHTTVEKSSFAGIPPTHTCMSCHSQIWTNSPLLEPVRQSYSTGKPLQWTRVNSVPDFVFFDHSIHTNRGINCNICHGPVQQMQITAKSKTFFMSWCLNCHRNPENYVRPREDVFTLYTKFRAPESLTPEERALRLGQDYRRTPEELARGRRLLKQYGVDKDQITDCWICHR from the coding sequence ATGGCTCAGGTATTCAGCCGCAACGCGAACACGCTCGCACGGGTCAGCCTGGTGTGCCTCATCGCGGCCCCGGGACTGCTCGTGTACGCGCTCTCTACCATGACGCGGTCCTCGTACGAGACCAAGGTCGACATTCCGATGGAGCAGCCGGTGCCCTTCAGCCACGAGCACCATGTGAACGAGCTCGGCATCGACTGCCGCTACTGCCACACGACGGTCGAGAAGTCGTCGTTCGCGGGCATCCCGCCGACGCACACATGCATGTCATGCCACTCGCAGATATGGACCAACAGCCCGCTCCTGGAGCCGGTCCGGCAGAGCTACTCTACCGGCAAGCCGCTACAGTGGACGCGCGTGAACTCGGTGCCGGACTTCGTGTTCTTCGACCATTCCATCCACACTAACCGGGGCATCAACTGCAACATCTGCCACGGGCCGGTCCAGCAAATGCAGATCACGGCGAAGAGCAAGACCTTCTTCATGTCGTGGTGCCTGAACTGCCACCGCAATCCCGAGAACTACGTGCGGCCCCGCGAGGACGTGTTCACGCTCTACACCAAGTTCCGAGCGCCGGAGAGCCTGACGCCCGAGGAGCGCGCGCTCCGGTTGGGCCAGGACTACCGGCGCACGCCCGAGGAGCTCGCGAGGGGCCGAAGGCTCCTGAAGCAGTACGGCGTAGACAAAGACCAGATCACCGATTGCTGGATCTGTCATCGATAA
- the ndk gene encoding nucleoside-diphosphate kinase, protein MERTFVMVKPDGVERGLVGEVIARFERRGLRLVGLKILVPDRGLAEGHYAMHRDKPFFEELVEFVTAGPVVAMAWEGRQAIALVRQMMGALKPEQAQPGTIRGDYTDDVQRNLVHGSDAPETAIAELALWFAPGETIE, encoded by the coding sequence ATGGAGCGGACGTTCGTGATGGTGAAGCCGGACGGCGTCGAGCGGGGACTCGTAGGCGAGGTCATCGCCCGATTCGAGCGGCGCGGGCTACGCCTAGTCGGCCTGAAGATCCTGGTCCCCGACCGAGGCCTGGCCGAAGGCCATTACGCCATGCATCGCGACAAGCCGTTCTTCGAGGAGCTCGTCGAGTTCGTCACGGCTGGCCCCGTCGTGGCGATGGCGTGGGAGGGCCGCCAGGCGATCGCCCTCGTGCGCCAGATGATGGGCGCGCTCAAGCCCGAGCAGGCGCAGCCGGGCACCATCCGGGGCGACTACACCGACGACGTGCAGCGTAACCTGGTGCACGGATCCGACGCGCCGGAGACCGCCATTGCCGAGCTCGCTCTCTGGTTCGCGCCCGGCGAGACCATCGAGTAG
- a CDS encoding protoheme IX farnesyltransferase, translating to MHRTRFPHYAWGLLLYNVGVIAWGAYVRATGSGAGCGNHWPTCDGQVFPRPRSAEMLVELSHRLSSGLVLLGVLALVAWAMRAYPAGHRVRRVALLALLFTLTEALLGAVLVKYGLVVGNQSAARAVAMSAHLLNTFALLAGLTLTAWYASGGAPIRLRGQGAIGWGLMLALVGVALLGVSGAVTALGDTLFPASSLQQALAQDISPTAHFLLRLRFFHPLIAVSVGVYVLLIAGLATYLRPGGRVRRTAHVVGALFVLQVALGFANMLLLAPVWMQLAHLVVADAVWIALLILTATALGDGVPRTHLGGASLAGSSAPSPHSGRGSPTWRDYVALTKPRVISLLLFTTLATMFIAEGGWPGGWLLLAVSVGGYLAAGSANAINMVIDRDIDGRMRRTAERPTVTARISSRRALLFALALEAGSLVLLTAGANLLTALLALAGLAYYVIIYTLMLKRRTWHNIVIGGAAGAFPPLVGWAAVTGQLSVLSWYLFAIIFVWTPVHFWALALLIKDDYADAGVPMLPVVLGERVTVAQIALYAVLTTIISVLPFAQGEVGWIYLCASVLLNGALLARSASLYRTPDRPRAASLFKYSMVYLALLFLMMAVDRASWIAPLGRG from the coding sequence ATGCACAGAACGCGGTTCCCCCACTACGCGTGGGGCCTGCTGCTCTACAACGTGGGGGTCATCGCCTGGGGCGCCTACGTGCGCGCCACGGGGTCCGGGGCCGGGTGCGGGAACCACTGGCCGACATGTGACGGACAGGTGTTCCCCCGTCCCCGCAGCGCCGAGATGCTGGTGGAGCTCAGCCACCGCCTCTCGAGTGGCCTCGTGCTTCTCGGCGTTCTGGCGCTGGTCGCCTGGGCGATGCGCGCTTACCCGGCGGGCCATCGCGTCCGCCGCGTGGCCCTTCTCGCCCTCCTGTTCACCCTCACCGAGGCCCTCCTTGGCGCCGTGCTCGTGAAGTACGGCCTGGTTGTCGGCAATCAGAGCGCGGCGAGAGCGGTCGCGATGTCGGCGCACCTGCTCAACACCTTCGCCCTGCTCGCGGGCCTGACGCTCACCGCGTGGTACGCCTCAGGCGGGGCGCCGATCCGTCTGCGTGGCCAGGGGGCCATCGGCTGGGGCCTGATGCTCGCCCTGGTCGGCGTCGCGCTCCTCGGGGTGAGCGGCGCCGTCACGGCCCTCGGGGACACGCTCTTCCCGGCGAGCTCCCTTCAACAGGCCCTCGCGCAGGACATCTCGCCCACCGCCCACTTCCTCCTCCGTCTTCGCTTCTTCCATCCGCTGATCGCCGTCTCGGTCGGCGTCTACGTGCTTCTGATCGCCGGCCTCGCCACCTACCTGCGCCCAGGCGGCCGCGTTCGCCGGACAGCCCACGTGGTGGGCGCCCTGTTCGTGCTCCAGGTGGCGCTCGGCTTCGCGAACATGCTGCTGCTGGCGCCGGTCTGGATGCAGCTTGCTCACCTGGTGGTGGCGGACGCGGTGTGGATCGCGCTCCTGATCCTGACCGCGACGGCCCTGGGCGACGGCGTTCCGCGCACCCATCTTGGCGGCGCGAGCCTGGCCGGCTCCAGCGCCCCCTCGCCGCACTCGGGCAGAGGGTCACCGACCTGGCGCGACTACGTGGCGCTCACCAAACCGCGCGTCATCAGCCTGCTGCTCTTCACCACGCTCGCGACCATGTTCATCGCGGAGGGAGGATGGCCGGGCGGCTGGCTGCTCCTGGCGGTGAGCGTGGGCGGCTACCTGGCCGCCGGATCCGCCAACGCAATCAACATGGTGATCGACCGGGACATCGACGGGCGCATGCGGCGCACGGCGGAGCGGCCGACGGTGACCGCGCGCATCTCCTCGCGTCGCGCCCTGCTCTTCGCGCTCGCCCTGGAGGCCGGCTCCCTGGTCCTGCTGACGGCCGGCGCCAATCTGCTGACGGCACTGCTGGCGCTGGCGGGCCTGGCCTACTACGTCATCATCTACACGCTGATGCTCAAGCGCCGCACCTGGCACAACATCGTCATTGGCGGCGCCGCTGGCGCCTTCCCGCCGCTCGTGGGCTGGGCGGCCGTCACGGGTCAGCTCAGCGTGCTCTCCTGGTACCTGTTCGCCATCATCTTTGTCTGGACGCCGGTGCACTTCTGGGCGCTTGCGCTGCTCATCAAGGACGACTACGCCGACGCGGGTGTTCCCATGCTGCCGGTGGTCCTGGGCGAGCGCGTCACCGTCGCGCAGATCGCACTGTATGCCGTCCTGACCACCATCATCTCGGTGCTCCCGTTCGCGCAGGGCGAGGTTGGTTGGATCTACCTGTGCGCCTCGGTGCTCCTGAACGGCGCGCTCCTCGCGCGCAGCGCAAGCCTCTACCGCACTCCGGATCGCCCCCGGGCCGCGAGCCTGTTCAAATACTCGATGGTCTACCTGGCACTGCTGTTCCTGATGATGGCGGTGGACCGCGCGAGCTGGATCGCGCCCCTCGGCAGAGGATAG
- the nrfD gene encoding polysulfide reductase NrfD — protein MTVPVETEERFLTGENSYESIDRAISSIVLNQRKHKLPWYVVALIAFGFLQVMMAALTYLLYKGVGIWGINIPVAWGFAIINFVWWIGIGHAGTLISAILLLLRQQWRNSINRFAEAMTLFAVMCAGMFPLLHTGRPWVAYWLLPYPNILGLWPQFRSPLVWDVFAVSTYITVSAIFWFVGLIPDLATVRDRAANRWVRIVFGILAMGWRNSTKHWSRYQTAYLVLAGLSTPLVLSVHTIVSFDFAVSIVPGWHSTIFPPYFVAGAVYQGFAMVLTLVIPIRAWYKLRDFITLNHIDWMAKIMLTTGLIVFYGYMNELFFAWYSGNTYERYMMSNRITGPYWPLYAALILCNGITPQLLWAPRLRRNVVVVFIIALIVSIGMWLERFVIIAVSLHRDYLPSSWGYYTPSVWDWATFLGTLGFFTFMMFMFVRFVPMINIFEVKELLHKAQHRNGHQPVPAETPAAGDPGATHEH, from the coding sequence ATGACCGTGCCCGTGGAAACGGAAGAGCGCTTCCTGACCGGGGAGAACTCCTACGAGTCGATCGACCGCGCGATCAGCTCCATCGTCCTCAACCAGCGCAAGCACAAGCTGCCCTGGTACGTCGTGGCGCTGATCGCGTTCGGGTTCCTCCAGGTGATGATGGCTGCCCTCACCTACCTGCTGTACAAGGGCGTGGGCATCTGGGGCATCAACATCCCGGTCGCCTGGGGCTTCGCCATCATCAACTTCGTCTGGTGGATCGGGATAGGCCACGCCGGGACGCTCATCTCGGCGATCCTTCTGCTGCTTCGGCAGCAGTGGCGCAACTCGATCAACCGGTTCGCGGAGGCGATGACGCTCTTCGCGGTCATGTGCGCCGGGATGTTCCCGCTGCTGCACACCGGACGCCCCTGGGTGGCCTACTGGCTGCTGCCGTACCCCAACATCCTGGGCCTCTGGCCGCAGTTTCGAAGCCCGCTCGTCTGGGATGTTTTCGCCGTCTCGACGTACATCACCGTCTCGGCGATCTTCTGGTTCGTTGGCCTCATTCCGGACCTGGCTACGGTGCGAGACCGCGCCGCCAACCGCTGGGTCCGGATCGTCTTCGGCATACTGGCGATGGGCTGGCGCAACTCCACCAAGCACTGGAGCCGCTACCAGACCGCCTATCTGGTGCTCGCCGGCCTCTCCACGCCGCTCGTACTCTCCGTGCACACGATCGTCTCGTTCGACTTCGCCGTCTCGATCGTTCCGGGCTGGCACTCCACGATCTTCCCGCCCTACTTCGTGGCGGGCGCCGTGTATCAGGGCTTCGCGATGGTTCTGACCCTGGTTATCCCGATTCGCGCGTGGTACAAGCTTCGCGATTTCATCACGCTCAACCACATTGACTGGATGGCCAAGATCATGCTGACCACCGGGCTCATCGTGTTCTACGGCTACATGAACGAGCTGTTCTTCGCGTGGTACAGCGGCAACACGTACGAGCGGTACATGATGTCAAACCGCATCACCGGCCCCTACTGGCCCCTGTACGCGGCGCTCATCCTGTGCAACGGCATCACGCCCCAGCTTCTCTGGGCGCCGAGGCTGCGGCGGAACGTGGTCGTCGTGTTCATCATCGCGCTCATCGTGAGCATCGGGATGTGGCTCGAGCGCTTCGTGATCATCGCGGTCAGTCTCCACCGCGACTACCTGCCGTCGTCCTGGGGCTACTACACTCCGAGCGTGTGGGACTGGGCGACGTTCCTGGGGACGCTCGGCTTCTTCACGTTCATGATGTTCATGTTCGTGCGCTTCGTGCCGATGATCAACATCTTCGAGGTGAAGGAGTTGCTGCACAAGGCACAGCATCGCAACGGCCATCAGCCCGTCCCGGCCGAGACGCCGGCGGCCGGGGACCCGGGAGCGACGCATGAGCACTGA